Genomic DNA from Shewanella woodyi ATCC 51908:
GGTATTTATCAACACAGGTTTTCTCGATAGAACTGGCGATGAGATCCACACCTCGATGCTGGCAGGGCCATTTGTGCCTAAATCTATGATGAAGCAGCAAGCTTGGATCAATGCTTATGAAGATTGGAATGTCGATATTGGCTTAGCATGTGGCTTGCCTGGACGTGCTCAGATAGGCAAAGGTATGTGGGCCATGCCAGATGAGATGGCCAAAATGCTTGAGCAGAAGATTGGGCACCCTAACGCCGGCGCTAACACTGCTTGGGTTCCATCGCCAAATGGCGCAAGTTTGCACTCAATTCATTACCATAGAGTCAATGTGCTTGAGCGACAAAAAGAGCTAGCTCAAAGAGAGCGGGCAAGTTTGGATGATATATTAACGATCCCCTTACTTGAAAATCCAGCTTCGCTCACCCATGAGGAGGTTGAGAAAGAGCTAGATAACAATGCTCAAGGTATTTTAGGTTATGTGGTGCGCTGGATAGATCAAGGTGTGGGCTGCTCTAAAGTGCCAGATATTAATAATGTTGGATTGATGGAGGATAGGGCGACACTGCGGATCTCCTCCCAATATATTACTAACTGGCTTGAGCATAAGATCTGTACAAAGGAGCAAGTGCTTGCCTCACTTAAGCGAATGGCTGTTGTGGTTGATGGTCAAAATAGTGCTGATAATGAATATCAAGCTATGGCACCACAATTCGATGGCATCGCCTTTAAAGCGGCTTGTGATCTGATTTTTGAAGGTAAGGAGCAGCCATCTGGCTATACAGAGCCTTTGCTACACGCATACCGAATCGAGGCTAAAGCGAGCTAAGTTAACGACTATCGACACTGAGAGCTGTGGCGTACGTCATGGCTCTTTTTTGTTTTCAGCCCTAAACCACCTACTTCAGTAGGTGGTTATCATCAATTAGGCTTTGCCTGAATATCTACTCATGTTAATTGAACTCTAACTTTTAGCGAAGTAATAGAGGATAAAAAACATGAGTAGATATGAGAAAGCATCGCATGTGTATTGGCGATGTCAATATCACATAGTTTGGACACCTAAGTATAGGTTTAGGATTTTAAAGAATAAGTTAGGAAAAGATGTTTACCGATGTATTCATGTCTATAGTGAGCAGTTAGGGTGTGTGGTTGTAGAGTTGAATGTACAAATAGACCATGTACATCTGGTTATCAAAGTTCCTCCGAAGCTATCGATTTCAAAGTTGATGGGTGCTTTAAAAGGTAAAATTGCTTTGAAAATGTTTAGCAAGTATCCGTATCTTCGGAAAAATAAGCTATGGGGAAATCACTTTTGGCAAAGAGGTTACTTTGTTGACACAGTGGGGATTAATGAGGAAGTGATTCGAAGATATGTAAGGCATCAAGAAAAGGTTGAAAAACAGGAGCAGCCGCAATTAGATTTGAAGTAGATAACGCCCCCTTTTAGGGGGCTAATACAAAGCCACCTTCTTCAGAAGGTGGATTCTTTACTTTTAAGCTAGTCATTAGTTTGGTTTGGGGTGTGCGTTTTGATATTATTCTCTTTGGTCCGTTGCTTTTGACGTGCCATCTATTGGAATCATAAGGATAATATGGAAGTTAAAAATAAGAGCCGTTTGATCGCATTACTACTTACTTTTCCACCATTTGGTTTATTAGGTTTAGATAGGTTTTACCTTGGCTTTATAGGCTTAGGTATCCTTAAGGCAATTACACTTGGTGGTCTTGGTATATGGTGGTTTTTTGATGGTGCAGTTTTACTGCTCGATGCATTTGCTTATAGCTTAGGTAAAGATACTGGCTTTCGTAAGGATAGTCGTGGAAATGACTTAAAACATGGACTATCTATGTTTCGCAGAAAGAACGGCGAGTGGGTAAAAGATTGGGGAGCTGAATAAATAGGAGCTGGCATGAGATTAAAATGGACCATAAAAAGAGATCGTGAGGTGGTTTACACAGGAACGCTTAAGTCGATGCAGCTCTTTACTGGTATGGCGAGCCTTAAAGAGACTAATGGGGGGCTTTACGGTGAAGGTGAATGTATTAACGGCGTTAAAGTCGGCCCATGGTGCCACTATTATAAAAATGGTCAGAAAATGTCTCAAATGAGATTTGATGCTGATGGCTTAACCCATGGCGAGTCACTGCTTTATCATGATAACGGTGTGCTGTGGAGTAGAAAGATGTTTGACCACGGCAAATTAATAGAGCTAAGTCAGAGCTTTTATGATTCAGGTGCGTTGGAGTCTGAGACACATTATGATCAAAAGGGTAGGGCTAAATCAATTAAAGAGTATTTTCCTAGTGGGGAGTTAAGACACACCATGGAGTTTGAGCTAGGAAAACTAAAACACGAACAGTATTACACGCTGTAAATTGTAAAGTTGGTTATATTTTTAAGGGATTAAATTATGTTTACAAGTCATGGAGCATGTTCCTGTGCAGGGGTAAAGGTAAGGATAAGGCTTCCAGATCCAATAGAGCAATATAGCCCACGAGCCTGTGATTGTGATTTTTGTATTGCTAGAGGGATCGCTTATCTTTCTGATCCAAGAGGTAGTTTAGATATTGATTGCATTGAACCTATAGAGATACAGCGACAGGGCTCCAATCAAGCAGATTTTCTCACATGTGCAACTTGCCACACTGTGATTGCTGTCAGCGTTAAGTTAGAAGGTAAGCTGATAGGTGCATTGAACTCTAGTTTGCTCTCCCATCATCAGCAACTTCAAAGTGCGACTCAAGTATCTCCTAAATTATTGATGCCAAAAGATAAGCTTGAACGGTGGCAGTCGGTCTGGCTCAAAATGACGATCAACGACTCTTCGAATTATGTCTAGTGGTCCGTTTATTTAATATTTACTATGGCTGATAATCACATCCCCCAGCGTTAACTCCAACTTTCCCAAGGCTTCCCCTAATACTAGGCCACTCCTAATGTGGCTTTCTAGCCCATTAAAATGAAACTGCCGAGCAATTGCTCGGCAGTTTGTTTTAAAGCACTCTCATGCCTATATCATTTATCACTGTATTTGTTGCCGTAGAAACTATCGAGTAGCACCTGTTTTAGCTCAGCAATGAGCGGATACCTTGGGTTAGCCCCTGTACATTGATCATCGAATGCATCTTCGGCTAACTCATCAAGCTTGGCGAGGAAGTCGGCTTCGTTGACGCCAGCCTCTTGAATTGAAGCCGGAATGCCAATCGTCGCCTTGAGTTGATCAATTGCTTCGAGTAGTGCTTCGACTTTCTCTTCATCTGTATTTCCAGCTAAGTTTAAATGTTCCGCAATTTTAGCGTAACGGCATAGTGCTTTAGGGCGATCGTATTGACTAAAGGCTGCCTGTTTCGTAGGCATGTCAGTCGCATTAAAGCGGATAACATTGCTGATTAATAGTGCATTGGCAAGGCCGTGGGCAAGATGGAACTCGGCGCCAAGTTTATGGGCCATAGAGTGACAGATCCCCAAGAAGGCGTTTGCAAAGGCGATACCTGCTATCGTTGCACCATTATGTACCTTCTCTCTCGCAACGGGGGCCGCCGCACCTAATGTGTAGGAGTCAGGTAGATACTTAAATAGCAGATCGAGTGCTTGTAGCGCTTGACCATCACTGAATTCGTTGGCCATCACACTCACATAAGCTTCAAGCGCATGAGTAACGGCATCAATCCCCCCGAAGGCTGTAAGAGACTTAGGCATATCCATGACTAAGTTTGGATCGACAATGGCGATATTGGGTGTGAGCTGGTAATCGGCAATAGGGTATTTCATGCCTGTTTTCTCATCGGTTACCACCGCAAAAGGCGTGACCTCTGAACCCGTACCAGAAGTGGTTGG
This window encodes:
- a CDS encoding TM2 domain-containing protein, with the protein product MEVKNKSRLIALLLTFPPFGLLGLDRFYLGFIGLGILKAITLGGLGIWWFFDGAVLLLDAFAYSLGKDTGFRKDSRGNDLKHGLSMFRRKNGEWVKDWGAE
- a CDS encoding toxin-antitoxin system YwqK family antitoxin, encoding MRLKWTIKRDREVVYTGTLKSMQLFTGMASLKETNGGLYGEGECINGVKVGPWCHYYKNGQKMSQMRFDADGLTHGESLLYHDNGVLWSRKMFDHGKLIELSQSFYDSGALESETHYDQKGRAKSIKEYFPSGELRHTMEFELGKLKHEQYYTL
- the tnpA gene encoding IS200/IS605-like element ISShwo2 family transposase, with product MSRYEKASHVYWRCQYHIVWTPKYRFRILKNKLGKDVYRCIHVYSEQLGCVVVELNVQIDHVHLVIKVPPKLSISKLMGALKGKIALKMFSKYPYLRKNKLWGNHFWQRGYFVDTVGINEEVIRRYVRHQEKVEKQEQPQLDLK